TTCCCATCCTAAAAATTTATATAACAACACATGTAAAGGTGCAGAAGGTAGCCATTCCTCACCACGAATTACATGGGTGATCTTCATCAGGTGGTCGTCCACAACATTAGCAAGGTGGTAAGTGGGCATACCATCTGACTTCATCAGTACTTTGTCGTCTATGGCAGAAGAGTGTACCATAACCCAGCCACGTACCATATCATTCAGCCTTACATCCTCTTTTCGGGGCACTTTAAGCCTGACTACGTATGGCTCACCGGCTTGAAGCTTTTCCTTTACCTCCTCTTCAGAAAGTGTAAGTGAGTTTTTCATCTGCATACGTGTGATGGCATTGTACTGAGGAGTATCGACACGTGCAGCCTTTAATCTCTCGCGCATTGCATCAAGTTCTTCTGCAGTATCAAAAGCATAATATGCGTTACCCTCATCAATAAGCTTTTGTGCATATTCGGCATACATGTGTTTTCTTTCAGACTGCCGGTAAGGACCGTAAGCACCTTCGGCATAAGGGCTTTCATCGGCAATAATGCCTATCCACTCCAATGATTCTTTGATATATTCTTCAGCACCCGGCACGAACCTGTTCTGGTCTGTATCCTCAATACGGAGGATCATTTTGCCGTTGTGTTTTTTTGCAAACAGATAGTTGTACAAAGCGGTCCTCACACCACCAATATGTAATGCTCCTGTAGGACTTGGAGCGAACCTGACACGAACTTCTTTATCCATCTTTTTTGATTGATTTAGGGCTGCAAAATTACGAAAAGTTACATTAGCATAATAGCTAAGTGTCCATCTTTAGCGCCTTGTCCAAGGTTGCACGGCTTAACTTCACCTGCCTGTTGAAGTTAAGCAGGGTCACAGTATAATTGGCCATGCCTGAAGAAAAAGCAATGGCAGCGTATAAGTATTCCCGGGGGAATATAATAAAAAACAGCCCTATCAGGAATGTCATACTTGTCCAGAATGTAAAAAATAGAGTAGAGCTGAAAAATAGTCGGTATTTGATAAATATTATGCATCCTCTGCTGGATCCTTCAATTCGGCCTTTTATAATTGGCAGATAATTTTGTGGGTAATTGACTTTTCTTGAAATACGGAAGGATGACTTGCTGATATGTCCGACAAATAGGATATCCGGATTTTCTTTTGATTCATTGAGGCTGGCAGGCTGAGTAACGAAGCTCAGCCTGCTAATGGCCTGTAATGCCGTAATAGGGGCAACCAAAGTTTCATTTTTATGAGGTATCAGCGTCATTTAACCGCTATGCAAGATATCTCTACGTTTACGCCCTTAGGTAATTGGCTCACTTCTACAGTTTCCCTGGCAGGAGGGTTTTGAAGGAAGTATTTGCCATAAATGGAGTTGATCAGCTGGAAGTTACTCATATCTGAAACGAAGATGCTACACTTAACCACATTGGAGAAATCAAGTCCTGCTTCTGATAAAATATAACTCAAATTTTTCATTACCTGTTCTGTTTCAACTTCGATATTGCTGGTAAGAAGATCCCCACTTTCGGCATCTATCGCTATTTGTCCGGATACATACAGAGTATCGTTGACCATTACGGCCTGGCTATATGGGCCAATTGGGGCAGGTGCTTTTTTACTGTTGACAATTATTCGGTTCATACTGACATTTTTTATATTAATATCTATTTTTGCCTTAAAGCTGCAAATTATGAAAATATTAATAATTGGGGAGGAGGAAAATTTTTTAGAGTTTAAAGAGAAGTTTTCTGACAACCATGAATACACTTTTCTATCGCAACTTACATCTCCAAGATTTTTAAGTGAAAAGGATCTGGTTTTTGATTTCATTGTTGATGAAAACCCTGATCATTTCGAATGCTATAAGAACCCGGGAAATGCTGTTATTTTTCTTAATACAGTGAAGATCAGTCTGGCGGAGCTTATATTTTTAAACGGTCCGATAGCGGGAAATATTTTTGGGTTTAACGGTCTGCCTACCTTTGTTAATCGTGAAGTTTTTGAAGTGAGCATGTTGAACAATGGACAGGACGTACCGGATAAAATATTTGAGTCTCTTAATACGGAATATAAGCTCGTAGATGACCGTGTGGGAATGGTTACTCCCAGGATAATCTTTATGATCATCAATGAAGCCTTTTATGTTGTACAGGAGGGAACCGCTTCGAGGGAAGATATTGACTCCGGGATGAAGCTGGGAACCAACTATCCTTTCGGGCCTTTTGAATGGCTCAATCTGATAGGGATACACCATGTGTATGAAACTCTGGAGGCCATTTATGAGGATACTAAAGATGAAAGGTATAAGATTTGTCCGTTGCTTAAGAAAGAATATTTGCTAGGGGTTAGCTAAGCTACTTTGTTTTTTGAATGTGCTCAGGGTTACGCTTAAATAACGCAATCCAACCACCGCCAAAATGCTGAGTGATCTTTCCTTTTACAAAGGAAAGAAGAAAAACAACAGCTCCAATGATCATATCATTGACAAGAGCATTTTTATCTTCAAATGAAAGTGCCCATGGAGCGATGAAAAGCCACGCTCCGAGTGGAATATTCCATTTCCCAACAGTTCTTGTGGCTTCCCAAAGAGCCGTAAATGCAAAGGTTATAATCAGCGGTCCTACAATGTGGTTGTTATCGGCTGCAACAGGATCAGCAAAACTTAAGATATCCGGGGAGGCCATAATCCATAAGCCGAGAATTATATTAATCACCAGTGCCCACATATTATGCTACTTTTAAAACCACTTCCTTTATTCCCCAAAAAGCTTTCCAGGTAGATTGTCCTGAGCGTTTAACACGCTGCATATATTGAAGGCTTGCCAATACTTC
This region of Fulvivirga ulvae genomic DNA includes:
- a CDS encoding RidA family protein, whose product is MNRIIVNSKKAPAPIGPYSQAVMVNDTLYVSGQIAIDAESGDLLTSNIEVETEQVMKNLSYILSEAGLDFSNVVKCSIFVSDMSNFQLINSIYGKYFLQNPPARETVEVSQLPKGVNVEISCIAVK
- a CDS encoding 3-hydroxyacyl-CoA dehydrogenase family protein encodes the protein MKILIIGEEENFLEFKEKFSDNHEYTFLSQLTSPRFLSEKDLVFDFIVDENPDHFECYKNPGNAVIFLNTVKISLAELIFLNGPIAGNIFGFNGLPTFVNREVFEVSMLNNGQDVPDKIFESLNTEYKLVDDRVGMVTPRIIFMIINEAFYVVQEGTASREDIDSGMKLGTNYPFGPFEWLNLIGIHHVYETLEAIYEDTKDERYKICPLLKKEYLLGVS
- a CDS encoding SPW repeat protein → MWALVINIILGLWIMASPDILSFADPVAADNNHIVGPLIITFAFTALWEATRTVGKWNIPLGAWLFIAPWALSFEDKNALVNDMIIGAVVFLLSFVKGKITQHFGGGWIALFKRNPEHIQKTK